One genomic segment of Rhinopithecus roxellana isolate Shanxi Qingling unplaced genomic scaffold, ASM756505v1 contig4932, whole genome shotgun sequence includes these proteins:
- the LOC115896111 gene encoding dual specificity protein phosphatase CDC14B-like codes for GLGRTGTLIACYIMKHYRMTAAETIAWVRICRPGSVIGPQQQFLVMKQTSLWLEGDYFRQKLKGQENGQHRAAFSKLLSGVDDISINGVENQDQQEPEPYSDDDEINGVTQGDRLRALKSRRQSKTNAIPLT; via the exons ctGGCCTTGGCCGCACAGGCACTCTGATAGCATGCTACATCATGAAGCATTACAGGATGACAGCAGCCGAGACCATTGCGTGGGTCAGGATCTGCAGACCTGGCTCGGTGATTGGACCTCAGCAGCAGTTTTTGGTGAT GAAGCAAACAAGCCTCTGGCTGGAAGGGGACTATTTTCGTCAGAAGTTAAAGGGGCAGGAGAATGGACAACACAGAGCAGCCTTCTCCAAACTTCTCTCTGGCGTTGATGACATTTCCATAAATGGGGTCGAGAATCAAGACCAGCAAGAACCCGAACCG TACAGTGACGACGACGAAATCAATGGAGTGACACAAGGTGATAGACTTCGGGCCCTGAAAAGCAGAAGACAATCAAAAACAAACGCTATTCCTCTCAC